A genomic stretch from Candidatus Methanomassiliicoccus intestinalis Issoire-Mx1 includes:
- a CDS encoding NAD(P)-dependent malic enzyme, with product MVDKKDQEEMLKKAYEPAKLAMKYHPYYEGKIEVTAKCPVHSFSDFAVWYTPGVAEPCKDIHANPDKVYEHTSKGNMIAIVSDGTRVLGLGNIGPKAALPVMEGKALLFKYLGGVDAVPICLDTTDTEEIIRTVKALGPSFGGINLEDIENPKCFEILDRLRNEMDIPVWHDDQQGTATIVTAGAINAHKVVGKKISESKVAMVGAGAANIAIARIMVKAGFNIKNIVMVDSKGTLHKGREDIKNSHAEKWFMCENSNAENVVGDIEAAMKGADIVVAASKPGPGVIKKEWVQNMADDAIVFATANPIPEIWPWEAEEGGARVIATGRSDFPNQVNNSLGFPGIFRGALDVRAKTITDDMCIAAALEIAKTAEDKGLSESYIVPSMDDWEVFTREAVAVGMKAIETGIARINISKDELTHRAEELISRARNETKLLMDKEFIKPFPQ from the coding sequence ATGGTCGATAAAAAGGATCAAGAAGAAATGCTGAAAAAAGCATATGAACCGGCAAAACTTGCCATGAAGTATCATCCGTATTATGAAGGTAAGATTGAGGTAACTGCAAAGTGCCCTGTTCACAGTTTTAGCGATTTTGCAGTTTGGTATACTCCTGGTGTTGCAGAGCCTTGTAAAGATATCCATGCAAATCCTGATAAGGTCTATGAACACACTTCAAAAGGCAATATGATTGCCATCGTGTCTGATGGTACAAGAGTTTTAGGATTAGGAAACATCGGACCTAAAGCAGCTCTTCCAGTTATGGAAGGCAAGGCATTATTGTTTAAATATCTGGGAGGAGTCGATGCTGTTCCTATCTGCTTAGATACAACAGATACTGAAGAGATAATCAGGACCGTAAAGGCTCTGGGGCCTTCATTCGGTGGAATTAACTTAGAGGATATTGAAAATCCTAAGTGCTTCGAGATCCTTGACAGATTAAGAAATGAAATGGATATTCCTGTATGGCATGATGATCAGCAGGGAACAGCTACCATTGTTACAGCAGGCGCTATTAATGCTCACAAAGTAGTTGGAAAAAAGATTTCTGAATCAAAAGTTGCAATGGTCGGTGCAGGAGCTGCCAACATCGCAATTGCCCGTATAATGGTTAAAGCAGGATTCAACATCAAAAATATTGTAATGGTAGACAGCAAGGGAACTCTCCACAAAGGTAGGGAAGATATCAAAAACTCTCATGCAGAAAAATGGTTTATGTGTGAAAACTCCAACGCTGAAAATGTTGTTGGAGATATAGAAGCTGCAATGAAGGGCGCAGATATCGTAGTAGCTGCTTCTAAACCTGGACCAGGTGTCATTAAGAAAGAGTGGGTCCAGAACATGGCAGATGATGCTATCGTATTCGCTACAGCAAACCCTATTCCAGAAATATGGCCTTGGGAAGCTGAGGAAGGCGGAGCAAGAGTAATAGCAACAGGACGTTCTGACTTCCCTAACCAGGTTAACAACTCTCTTGGATTCCCAGGTATTTTCAGAGGAGCTCTTGATGTCAGGGCTAAGACAATCACAGACGATATGTGCATTGCTGCAGCTCTGGAGATTGCCAAGACTGCCGAAGACAAAGGCCTCAGTGAATCATACATCGTTCCGTCAATGGATGATTGGGAAGTATTCACCAGGGAAGCAGTTGCTGTCGGTATGAAAGCAATTGAAACGGGAATCGCAAGAATCAACATCAGCAAAGATGAGCTCACTCACCGTGCGGAAGAACTCATTTCCAGAGCCAGAAATGAAACAAAGCTGCTGATGGACAAAGAATTCATCAAGCCTTTCCCACAGTAA